The Brevibacillus brevis genome contains a region encoding:
- a CDS encoding proline--tRNA ligase — protein sequence MKQSQMLIPTLREVPSDAEIASHKLLLRAGMARQLASGIYTYLPLALRSLHKIQAIVREEMNNAGGQELLMPAMQPAELWHQTGRWDVYGPELVRLRDRHDRPFALGPTHEEVITSLVRDEINSYKKLPINLYQIQTKFRDEVRPRFGLIRCREFIMKDAYSFDTSQEGLDRNFQAMYDAYTNIFTRVGLNFRAVEADAGAIGGKGTYEFMALCDIGEDTIAYSEEGDYAANLEKAEVVYKPSAKPATEAPAREKLHTPGMKTIDQLVQALQIEAKQIIKSLIYRVDDKLVMVLVRGDHEINEVKLKNLYDATIVGLASEADIVSVTGAPAGFVGPVGIDPEKVEIIADNFVQDVYDGVVGANETDYHLTHVVAGRDFTVSQYADLRNITEGDECPRSGGVIKFARGVEVGHVFKLGTKYSTAMGATYLDENGRSQPMIMGCYGIGVSRTIAAVIEQNNDENGIIWPVSVAPFHVHVIPVNVKVEEQRQVSEQITEALRKAGVEVLFDDRPERAGVKFKDADLIGLPLRITVSDKAAQEGTVEVRIRKNGETHDVKLDQLVDEVKGLLSRVDHTGAALFGN from the coding sequence TTGAAGCAAAGTCAAATGTTGATTCCTACCCTGCGGGAAGTGCCATCCGACGCGGAGATTGCCAGCCACAAGCTGCTGCTCCGCGCTGGTATGGCCCGCCAACTGGCTTCCGGTATTTATACGTACCTGCCCCTGGCGCTCCGTTCCCTACACAAAATCCAAGCGATTGTGCGTGAAGAAATGAACAATGCTGGGGGACAAGAGCTGTTGATGCCAGCGATGCAACCAGCTGAGCTGTGGCATCAAACGGGTCGCTGGGATGTATACGGTCCCGAGCTCGTTCGCCTGCGTGATCGTCATGATCGTCCTTTTGCCTTGGGTCCAACCCACGAAGAAGTCATTACGAGTCTCGTGCGTGATGAGATTAACTCTTACAAAAAACTCCCGATCAACCTTTATCAAATTCAAACCAAGTTCCGTGATGAAGTTCGTCCGCGCTTCGGTTTGATTCGTTGCCGCGAGTTTATTATGAAGGATGCTTATTCTTTTGATACGTCACAGGAAGGTCTGGATCGCAACTTCCAGGCGATGTACGATGCGTACACGAACATCTTTACCCGTGTAGGCTTGAACTTCCGTGCGGTAGAAGCGGATGCAGGTGCAATCGGCGGAAAAGGCACATACGAATTCATGGCGTTGTGCGACATTGGGGAAGACACGATTGCTTATTCTGAAGAAGGCGATTATGCGGCCAACTTGGAAAAGGCAGAAGTCGTGTACAAGCCATCTGCGAAGCCGGCAACAGAAGCGCCAGCTCGAGAAAAATTGCATACGCCTGGCATGAAAACGATCGACCAATTGGTACAAGCCCTGCAAATCGAAGCAAAGCAAATCATCAAGAGTCTCATTTATCGCGTAGACGACAAGCTGGTTATGGTGCTGGTGCGCGGTGATCATGAGATCAATGAAGTGAAGCTGAAAAACTTGTATGATGCTACAATCGTAGGACTGGCTTCTGAAGCGGATATCGTTTCGGTAACAGGGGCACCTGCAGGTTTTGTTGGCCCAGTTGGCATTGATCCTGAAAAAGTGGAAATCATCGCGGACAATTTTGTTCAAGATGTTTATGATGGTGTCGTCGGTGCCAATGAAACTGACTATCATCTGACACACGTAGTTGCTGGCCGTGATTTTACGGTTTCCCAATACGCTGACTTGCGCAACATTACAGAAGGCGACGAATGCCCTCGGTCAGGTGGTGTTATCAAGTTTGCACGTGGTGTAGAAGTCGGTCACGTATTCAAGCTGGGTACGAAATACTCCACAGCGATGGGTGCTACGTACTTGGATGAGAACGGTCGCAGTCAACCGATGATCATGGGCTGCTACGGAATCGGTGTATCTCGCACAATTGCGGCAGTGATCGAGCAGAACAATGATGAAAATGGTATCATCTGGCCAGTATCTGTTGCACCTTTCCATGTGCATGTGATTCCGGTCAATGTTAAAGTAGAAGAGCAACGTCAAGTCAGTGAACAAATTACAGAAGCATTGCGCAAGGCTGGCGTAGAAGTTTTGTTTGACGATCGTCCTGAGCGTGCTGGTGTAAAGTTTAAAGACGCTGATTTGATTGGATTGCCTCTGCGTATTACCGTCTCCGATAAAGCAGCACAAGAAGGAACAGTTGAAGTGCGTATTCGCAAAAATGGTGAAACACATGATGTGAAGCTGGATCAATTGGTTGATGAAGTGAAAGGCCTCTTATCTCGTGTTGACCATACCGGAGCTGCCTTGTTCGGTAACTAG
- a CDS encoding 1-deoxy-D-xylulose-5-phosphate reductoisomerase, which translates to MKKIALLGSTGSVGTSTLEVVDQHPEDFSVVAMAAGTNVDLLTRQVEKFKPELVSVGNEKAAVELRDRLAGKSQPEIVYGAEGLELVARHEAANFVMTAVVGSVGVAPTLAAIEAGKTIGLANKETLVSAGPVVMKRAKEKGVSIIPVDSEHSAVYQCLQGERKEDVARVILTASGGSFRHLSREDLQQVTVEQALAHPNWSMGAKITIDSATMMNKGFEVIEAHWLFDLPYEKIECVLHYESIIHSMVEYKDRAVMAQLGTPDMKVPIQYAMSYPIRKKLPTEPLDLVKIATLHFAAMDYERYPLLKLAYECGIAGGTHTAVLNAANEVAVDRFLKGAISFLDIEKVVRKTCEAHAGVASPKLADIFAADDWARSYALVSI; encoded by the coding sequence GTGAAAAAAATAGCGCTCTTAGGTTCAACGGGGTCAGTTGGAACGAGCACGCTGGAAGTCGTAGATCAGCATCCTGAGGATTTTTCGGTGGTGGCTATGGCTGCTGGAACAAACGTCGATCTATTGACACGCCAGGTGGAAAAATTCAAGCCCGAGCTCGTTTCTGTAGGAAATGAGAAGGCTGCCGTTGAACTGCGAGATAGATTGGCGGGCAAGTCTCAACCAGAAATCGTTTACGGTGCGGAAGGATTGGAACTGGTTGCCCGTCATGAAGCTGCCAATTTCGTTATGACCGCTGTTGTCGGCAGTGTAGGGGTCGCACCTACACTCGCTGCGATTGAGGCGGGAAAAACAATTGGACTGGCCAACAAAGAGACACTGGTGAGCGCTGGCCCTGTCGTCATGAAACGAGCGAAAGAAAAAGGCGTATCGATTATTCCAGTAGACAGCGAGCATTCAGCTGTCTACCAATGTCTGCAAGGCGAGCGCAAGGAAGATGTGGCGCGAGTTATTTTGACCGCTTCAGGAGGTTCCTTCCGTCACCTCTCTCGCGAGGATCTACAGCAAGTGACAGTAGAGCAGGCATTGGCTCATCCGAATTGGAGCATGGGTGCAAAAATTACCATCGATTCTGCTACCATGATGAACAAAGGTTTTGAAGTGATCGAGGCTCATTGGCTGTTTGATTTACCTTATGAGAAGATCGAATGCGTATTGCATTATGAAAGTATCATACACTCTATGGTAGAATACAAAGACAGAGCCGTCATGGCCCAACTCGGTACGCCGGATATGAAGGTTCCGATTCAGTACGCCATGAGCTATCCCATCAGAAAAAAACTGCCTACGGAACCACTTGATTTGGTCAAGATCGCCACGCTTCATTTTGCAGCCATGGATTATGAGCGTTATCCTCTGTTAAAATTAGCGTATGAGTGCGGTATAGCAGGTGGTACGCATACGGCAGTACTGAATGCAGCCAATGAGGTCGCAGTTGATAGGTTCTTGAAGGGAGCCATTAGTTTTTTAGACATCGAAAAGGTCGTCCGAAAAACTTGCGAAGCTCACGCTGGTGTAGCGAGCCCAAAGCTTGCGGATATTTTTGCAGCTGATGATTGGGCACGTTCTTACGCGCTCGTCTCCATCTAA
- the ispG gene encoding flavodoxin-dependent (E)-4-hydroxy-3-methylbut-2-enyl-diphosphate synthase → MFKREETKPVFVGGVQIGGQKSVVIQSMTTADTRDVEKTLAEIQRLHDVGCQIVRLAVINEDAARAIKKIKERSPLPLVADIHFDHKLALIALESGIDKIRINPGNIGSKEKTQRVVEACRERNVPIRIGVNSGSVERRLLEKYGYPSPEAIVESAIDHVQILEDLNYDNIVISLKSSDVPTMIQTYSLMAQKRNYPLHVGVTEAGTQFSGSIKSSVGIGTVLSMGIGDTIRVSLTADPVEEIKVAKQILRSLDIVNNDPVVIACPSCGRCAIDLIGLATKVEDAISTLKVPLKVAVMGCAVNGPGEAREADVGVAGGNGEGLIFRNGEIVRKVKETELFEELMKEINEIVNEQKPTTVG, encoded by the coding sequence ATGTTCAAGCGCGAGGAGACGAAACCGGTTTTTGTAGGTGGAGTGCAAATCGGGGGCCAAAAAAGCGTAGTCATCCAGTCGATGACGACAGCAGACACACGTGATGTAGAAAAAACTCTGGCCGAGATTCAGAGACTGCACGATGTCGGTTGCCAAATTGTTCGCTTGGCCGTCATCAATGAAGATGCAGCACGTGCCATCAAAAAAATTAAAGAACGCTCCCCGTTGCCGCTTGTTGCCGACATTCATTTCGACCACAAGCTGGCATTGATTGCACTGGAGAGCGGGATTGATAAAATTCGGATCAACCCAGGCAACATCGGATCGAAAGAAAAAACGCAACGCGTAGTGGAAGCGTGCCGCGAGCGCAATGTTCCGATCCGTATCGGGGTCAACTCCGGTTCAGTAGAAAGAAGGCTTTTGGAAAAATACGGTTACCCTTCTCCGGAAGCGATCGTAGAAAGTGCAATAGACCACGTTCAAATTCTGGAAGACTTGAATTACGATAACATCGTCATTTCCTTGAAGTCTTCCGATGTTCCAACGATGATTCAAACCTATTCGTTGATGGCACAGAAACGCAACTATCCGCTGCATGTTGGTGTAACAGAAGCAGGTACACAGTTCTCCGGCAGCATTAAGTCTTCAGTAGGAATCGGAACGGTATTGTCGATGGGAATCGGTGACACCATCCGCGTATCCCTGACGGCTGATCCTGTTGAAGAAATTAAAGTAGCGAAACAAATCCTTCGCAGCTTGGATATCGTGAACAACGATCCAGTGGTCATTGCATGCCCATCTTGCGGTCGATGCGCAATTGATTTGATCGGATTGGCAACAAAAGTCGAGGATGCTATTTCTACACTGAAAGTACCGTTAAAAGTAGCGGTAATGGGTTGCGCGGTAAATGGCCCTGGTGAAGCTCGTGAAGCAGATGTAGGCGTTGCGGGCGGAAATGGCGAGGGCTTGATTTTCCGTAATGGTGAAATTGTTCGGAAAGTAAAAGAAACCGAGTTGTTTGAAGAGCTGATGAAAGAAATTAACGAAATAGTAAACGAGCAAAAACCTACAACTGTAGGGTAA
- the rimP gene encoding ribosome maturation factor RimP, with protein MSKVTSIVTELVTPIVEEVGLELVDIEYKKEGSNWFLRVFIDNETGNIDIDDCRLVSEKLSEKLDEVDPIPTAYFLEVSSPGAERPLRKDKDFTKAVGRNVHITTKEPIEGATTFEGELISYEDGKLTVKEAKKTYVISQEQIDTARMAIIF; from the coding sequence TTGAGCAAGGTAACGAGCATCGTCACTGAACTCGTCACGCCCATTGTTGAAGAAGTGGGCCTGGAGCTGGTTGACATCGAGTACAAAAAGGAAGGCAGCAACTGGTTTCTGCGCGTGTTTATCGACAATGAAACTGGCAACATCGACATTGATGACTGCCGCCTTGTCAGCGAGAAGCTGAGCGAAAAACTAGACGAAGTAGATCCCATCCCTACGGCATACTTTTTAGAAGTATCTTCGCCGGGTGCTGAGCGCCCATTGCGCAAGGATAAGGATTTCACGAAAGCTGTCGGCAGAAATGTGCATATCACAACAAAAGAGCCAATAGAAGGTGCAACCACGTTCGAAGGCGAACTGATATCCTATGAGGATGGCAAGCTGACAGTAAAAGAAGCAAAGAAAACGTATGTAATTTCCCAAGAGCAAATTGACACGGCTAGAATGGCAATTATTTTTTAG
- a CDS encoding phosphatidate cytidylyltransferase, whose amino-acid sequence MKQRIITGLIGGAAFLFLMYAGGAWYSLLVFLLAVIGYFEFMRMAGIQSFYLAGLLGYVLMLSILWPSLLFSDWLSISMPDLMLPVILLLLIYSVLRKNQFHIEHVALTLVGALYIGYGFTYMAATRNLPEGFMLTVMVIMGIWSTDSGAYFVGKAIGKRKLWPEISPNKTVEGALGGLVASVLIVLSINASFGHFAIDQALTIALVAGIVGQLGDLVESAFKRHFHVKDSGQLIPGHGGVLDRFDSFLLVFPVLHLLGIV is encoded by the coding sequence TTGAAGCAACGTATAATAACAGGCCTGATTGGTGGGGCTGCTTTTCTATTTTTGATGTATGCTGGTGGAGCTTGGTACTCACTACTGGTGTTTTTACTGGCTGTCATTGGCTATTTTGAATTTATGAGAATGGCTGGCATTCAGTCATTTTATTTGGCAGGATTGCTCGGATATGTATTGATGTTAAGCATTTTGTGGCCGTCTCTATTATTTTCGGATTGGCTCAGTATCAGCATGCCGGATCTGATGCTGCCCGTCATCCTGCTCTTGTTGATTTACTCCGTTTTACGGAAAAATCAGTTTCACATTGAACACGTCGCCCTTACGTTGGTGGGGGCGTTATACATAGGCTACGGTTTTACTTATATGGCCGCTACCCGAAACCTACCTGAAGGATTTATGCTTACGGTCATGGTCATTATGGGAATCTGGTCGACTGATTCGGGCGCCTATTTTGTCGGAAAAGCAATAGGCAAGCGTAAGTTGTGGCCAGAAATAAGTCCAAACAAGACGGTGGAAGGGGCCTTAGGAGGTCTCGTGGCTTCTGTCTTGATTGTTCTTTCCATCAATGCAAGCTTTGGACATTTTGCGATTGATCAGGCTTTGACCATCGCACTTGTTGCGGGGATCGTCGGTCAATTGGGTGATTTGGTTGAGTCGGCTTTCAAGAGACATTTCCATGTAAAAGATTCAGGACAGCTCATTCCGGGTCACGGGGGCGTTTTGGATCGCTTTGATAGTTTTTTGCTCGTCTTTCCGGTTCTACATCTATTAGGTATTGTCTAA
- a CDS encoding PolC-type DNA polymerase III — MDRLQEQKHRFSLLVKQMEVPDEWVERFFLDAQIEKLELYKQNKEWVFHFALPRMIPADVYAAFTKRLTHTFSHLAKVDTRFRYLQKPSLDHVVEEYWDVLLAGLEPTLNSLAVTMRQARKQVDQQEVKVYLPTEMSVEVAKRKRADNELLAAFQKATDCSMRFTFHGEESDDAYKAFEEQRKEEERALVEVVMTSVQQENKSSDKAEAVTTLMMGYEIKDAPIPICEIQDEERRIVIQGTVFNVEVKELRSGRHLLTFNVSDYTDSLTVKMFSRDKEDVKMLELLKDGMWVKVRGSVQHDTFVRDLVMNANDLNQIEQVIRKDQADEKRVELHCHTPMSALDAVASVKSLVSTAAKWGHKAIAVTDHGVVQAFPEAYSIAKKNNIKCILGMEAYVVEDGIDIVYNLQADNNLSIDENTEYVVFDTETTGLNASEHTIIEIAAVKMKGSEIVDQWTELIDPQLEIGPKTTEITGITNEMLRGQDTLDVVLRKFKDFTGDAILVAHNAEFDKAFINACAKRIGMEPWSNPFLDTLPLARLMYKGMRNYRLGSLAKKFNVELINAHRALDDTVALAHVFQQMLKDIKEAEIKSLAELNEKSNEEADYKSGRPFHATILVQNKEGLKNLYKLVSRSHVETFFRWPRIQRSQLTKYREGLLIGTACKDGELMQSILRGKSPEELKEVAAFYDFLELQPVAHYSPLLRNEEIPSLETMKGYHEKIVEMGKELGKLVVATGDVHFLNPQDEIFRDVFLLSKGDPTAGNQPPLYFHTTDEMLEAFSFLGEETAKEIVVTNTNAIADMIEDISPIPDKLYTPIIEGADDELRQMCYDKAKSLYGDPLPELVEHRLEKELNSIIKHGFGVIYLISQRLVTKSLKDGYLVGSRGSVGSSFVATMSEITEVNPLPPHYRCPNCKHSEFITDGSIASGFDLEDKACPQCGTMYAKDGQDIPFETFLGFKGDKVPDIDLNFSGDYQPRAHKYTQELFGADYVYRAGTIGTVAEKTAYGYVRKYADERGMTLRNAEISRIVNGCTGVKRTTGQHPGGIIVVPDYMEIEDFCPIQFPADDNESEWRTTHFDFHSIHDNLLKLDILGHDDPTVIRMLQDLTGMDPKTIPLDDKKTMSIFSSTEALGVTPEQIGTNMGTLGIPEFGTKFVRQMLEDTKPTTFAELVQISGLSHGTDVWLNNAQDLIRNGTCKLPDVIGCRDDIMVYLIYKGLEPSRAFKIMESVRKGKGVPEDDQEEMRNNNVPEWYIQSCQRIKYMFPKAHATAYVMMAVRIAYFKVHRPLEFYATYFTVRADDFDIPLMVKGSAAIKQKIEEIEGKGHDAQPKEKALLTVLEMALEMVERGFRFANVDLYKSDATRFLIEGDSLIAPFNALPGLGTNAAISIVQAREQGEFLSKEDLLSRSRISKTILEFLDEQGALKGLPESNQLSLF, encoded by the coding sequence GTGGACCGTTTACAAGAGCAAAAACATCGCTTCTCCCTATTGGTCAAGCAAATGGAAGTTCCTGACGAATGGGTGGAGCGATTTTTTCTTGATGCTCAGATTGAAAAGCTAGAGCTGTATAAGCAAAACAAAGAATGGGTTTTTCACTTTGCCCTCCCGAGAATGATACCTGCGGATGTTTATGCAGCTTTTACCAAGCGATTGACGCATACATTTTCACATCTAGCCAAAGTAGATACCCGATTTCGCTATCTGCAAAAGCCGTCTCTCGATCACGTAGTCGAAGAGTATTGGGATGTCTTGCTGGCGGGTCTGGAGCCAACTCTGAACTCCTTGGCAGTTACGATGCGTCAAGCCCGTAAGCAAGTCGACCAACAGGAAGTCAAGGTGTACTTGCCAACGGAGATGTCCGTTGAGGTTGCCAAGCGAAAACGAGCGGATAATGAGCTTTTGGCTGCTTTCCAGAAAGCTACCGATTGTTCGATGCGCTTTACTTTCCATGGGGAAGAAAGCGATGACGCGTATAAGGCCTTTGAGGAGCAACGGAAAGAGGAAGAGCGCGCGCTCGTCGAAGTTGTGATGACTTCTGTTCAACAAGAGAACAAATCGTCTGATAAAGCTGAGGCTGTCACTACGCTCATGATGGGGTATGAAATCAAAGATGCACCGATCCCGATTTGCGAAATTCAAGATGAGGAACGGCGTATCGTCATCCAAGGAACCGTATTTAACGTGGAAGTAAAAGAGCTTCGCAGTGGACGTCATTTGCTCACGTTCAACGTTTCAGACTATACGGATTCTCTCACGGTGAAGATGTTCTCCCGCGATAAAGAAGACGTGAAAATGCTTGAATTGCTGAAAGACGGCATGTGGGTGAAAGTGCGGGGAAGTGTACAGCATGACACATTTGTACGCGATCTAGTTATGAATGCCAATGATTTGAACCAGATTGAGCAGGTCATTCGCAAAGATCAAGCGGATGAAAAACGGGTCGAGCTCCATTGCCATACGCCGATGAGTGCGCTGGATGCTGTTGCATCTGTAAAATCACTGGTCTCGACGGCAGCAAAGTGGGGGCATAAAGCAATTGCTGTCACTGACCATGGTGTCGTGCAGGCTTTTCCAGAGGCGTATTCCATCGCCAAAAAGAACAATATCAAATGCATTCTCGGTATGGAAGCGTACGTAGTCGAGGATGGTATCGATATCGTTTACAACCTGCAAGCAGACAATAATCTTTCCATTGATGAAAATACGGAATATGTTGTGTTTGATACGGAAACGACGGGGTTAAACGCGTCAGAGCATACAATCATCGAGATCGCTGCTGTCAAAATGAAGGGCTCGGAAATTGTCGACCAATGGACGGAGCTGATCGACCCGCAATTGGAAATTGGGCCAAAGACAACTGAGATCACGGGGATTACCAACGAAATGCTCCGTGGGCAAGACACACTCGATGTGGTGCTCCGCAAGTTCAAGGATTTTACAGGTGACGCCATCCTGGTCGCGCACAACGCAGAGTTTGACAAAGCGTTTATTAATGCATGCGCTAAAAGGATTGGCATGGAGCCATGGAGCAATCCATTTTTAGATACACTGCCGTTGGCGCGCTTGATGTACAAAGGAATGCGCAATTATCGTTTGGGATCATTAGCGAAAAAGTTCAACGTCGAGCTCATCAATGCTCACCGTGCGTTGGACGATACCGTGGCATTGGCTCACGTGTTCCAGCAAATGCTAAAGGACATTAAAGAAGCGGAAATCAAATCGCTGGCGGAGTTGAATGAAAAAAGCAACGAAGAGGCGGATTACAAGAGTGGACGACCATTCCATGCGACGATTCTGGTGCAAAATAAAGAAGGCCTCAAAAACCTGTACAAGCTTGTAAGTCGTTCCCATGTGGAAACATTCTTCCGTTGGCCACGAATTCAGCGAAGCCAGCTGACCAAATACCGCGAAGGCTTGCTAATTGGTACGGCGTGCAAAGACGGAGAACTCATGCAATCGATTCTCCGCGGTAAGTCACCTGAAGAATTGAAGGAAGTTGCTGCTTTTTACGACTTTTTGGAATTACAGCCGGTTGCTCATTACTCACCCCTGTTGCGTAATGAAGAAATTCCTTCGCTGGAGACGATGAAAGGCTATCATGAAAAGATCGTCGAAATGGGAAAAGAGCTCGGCAAGCTGGTCGTAGCTACAGGGGATGTGCACTTTCTGAATCCCCAGGATGAGATCTTCCGCGATGTTTTCTTATTGTCAAAAGGTGATCCAACCGCAGGCAACCAGCCGCCGCTTTACTTTCATACAACGGATGAGATGCTGGAGGCGTTCTCCTTTTTGGGAGAAGAGACCGCAAAAGAAATTGTCGTGACGAACACAAATGCTATCGCGGATATGATTGAGGATATTAGTCCGATTCCAGACAAGCTGTACACGCCGATCATTGAAGGGGCGGACGATGAGCTGCGTCAAATGTGCTACGATAAGGCGAAGTCCTTATATGGCGATCCGTTGCCTGAGCTGGTCGAGCATCGCTTGGAAAAAGAATTGAACAGTATCATCAAGCACGGTTTCGGTGTGATTTATTTGATTTCACAGCGTTTGGTAACAAAGTCGTTGAAAGACGGTTATCTGGTAGGTTCTCGTGGGTCTGTAGGCTCTTCCTTTGTAGCGACCATGTCGGAGATTACAGAGGTTAATCCACTGCCGCCTCATTATCGTTGCCCAAATTGCAAACATAGCGAGTTCATTACAGATGGTTCAATCGCCTCTGGATTTGACCTGGAGGATAAAGCATGCCCGCAATGCGGAACCATGTATGCCAAGGATGGGCAAGACATCCCGTTCGAAACGTTCCTCGGCTTTAAAGGAGACAAGGTACCTGATATTGACTTGAACTTCTCTGGTGATTATCAGCCGCGTGCGCATAAGTACACACAGGAGCTGTTTGGAGCGGACTACGTATACCGTGCAGGAACGATTGGTACGGTTGCGGAAAAAACAGCGTATGGCTACGTGCGCAAGTATGCCGACGAACGAGGCATGACGTTGCGAAATGCGGAGATATCCCGGATCGTGAACGGCTGCACAGGTGTAAAAAGGACGACAGGGCAGCATCCGGGCGGAATTATCGTAGTACCTGACTACATGGAGATTGAAGACTTTTGTCCGATTCAGTTCCCGGCTGATGATAATGAGTCAGAATGGCGCACAACCCATTTCGACTTCCACTCCATTCATGACAACTTGCTAAAACTCGATATTCTGGGACACGACGATCCGACCGTCATTCGTATGCTGCAAGACTTGACGGGAATGGACCCGAAGACGATTCCACTGGATGATAAAAAGACGATGTCCATCTTCAGTTCGACGGAAGCCTTGGGGGTTACACCTGAGCAAATCGGTACGAACATGGGGACATTGGGCATTCCTGAGTTCGGAACCAAATTCGTACGTCAGATGTTAGAAGACACCAAACCGACTACGTTTGCCGAGCTTGTTCAGATTTCTGGACTCTCTCACGGTACGGACGTTTGGTTGAACAACGCTCAGGACTTGATCCGCAACGGTACCTGCAAGCTGCCAGATGTAATTGGTTGTCGTGACGATATCATGGTGTACTTGATCTATAAAGGGCTAGAGCCTTCTCGTGCCTTTAAGATCATGGAGTCCGTGCGTAAGGGTAAAGGGGTTCCTGAGGATGATCAGGAAGAAATGCGCAATAACAACGTGCCAGAATGGTATATTCAGTCGTGCCAGCGAATCAAGTACATGTTCCCGAAAGCGCATGCGACTGCCTACGTCATGATGGCTGTACGGATCGCATACTTCAAGGTTCATCGCCCATTGGAGTTTTACGCGACGTATTTCACTGTTCGCGCAGATGACTTTGATATTCCGCTGATGGTTAAAGGCTCAGCGGCGATCAAGCAAAAGATTGAAGAGATCGAGGGCAAGGGACACGATGCACAGCCAAAAGAAAAAGCATTGCTGACTGTCTTGGAGATGGCGCTGGAGATGGTAGAACGCGGCTTCCGTTTTGCCAACGTTGATTTGTACAAATCGGACGCTACTCGCTTCTTGATCGAAGGGGATTCTCTCATCGCTCCATTCAACGCCCTGCCTGGTTTAGGGACGAATGCAGCGATCAGTATCGTGCAAGCGAGAGAGCAAGGGGAGTTTTTGTCCAAGGAGGACCTCCTATCCCGATCCCGTATATCCAAGACCATTTTGGAGTTCTTGGATGAGCAAGGTGCTTTGAAAGGATTGCCAGAATCCAACCAGCTATCCTTGTTCTAA
- the rseP gene encoding RIP metalloprotease RseP, producing the protein MPLPNLDSVESILAIVVVFGVLVFVHELGHFLLAKRAGILCREFALGMGPKIFRVKRGETEYTLRLLPIGGLVRMAGEDPEMDMLKPHMEVSVERDALGKVTHILLDGPSSGSARAITGTVVQFDLEQNLNIVLELDGEQKTFAVHPQAHLVKDGQEVQIAPLNRQFKGKTVSQRFWAIFAGPAANFLLAFVLFIVIGFLYGVPNGSYLGNVIPGGPAAQAGLLPGDKVIAIQGQPVSSWKDVVEKISKAPDQQLTFEYERNGQRMTVPVKVEKDENNVGKIMVTYALTFSPGEVLKYGATSTYEFTVMILKSLGMLIIGEYGLKDLSGPVGIFKMTGEVAQQGMAVLLKWSAALSINLGLFNLLPLPALDGGRLAFLGVEALRGRPVDPHKEGMVHFLGFAFLMLLILVVTWNDLQRLFS; encoded by the coding sequence TTGCCTTTGCCCAACCTGGATTCCGTTGAATCAATTCTCGCGATTGTAGTTGTATTTGGGGTACTTGTCTTTGTGCACGAACTAGGACACTTCCTTCTGGCCAAGAGGGCAGGGATCTTATGTCGTGAATTTGCACTGGGAATGGGGCCAAAAATTTTTCGCGTGAAGCGGGGAGAAACGGAATACACCTTACGCCTGTTACCCATCGGTGGACTTGTTCGCATGGCGGGGGAAGACCCGGAGATGGATATGTTGAAACCGCACATGGAAGTAAGCGTGGAGCGGGATGCGTTAGGAAAGGTCACACATATTTTGCTCGATGGGCCAAGTTCTGGTTCTGCTCGTGCGATCACCGGTACGGTGGTACAATTTGATTTGGAGCAAAATTTAAATATCGTGCTTGAACTGGATGGAGAGCAGAAGACGTTTGCTGTTCATCCACAGGCTCATCTGGTCAAGGATGGACAAGAAGTACAGATTGCCCCTCTGAACAGACAATTCAAAGGCAAGACCGTATCACAACGTTTTTGGGCGATTTTTGCAGGACCTGCAGCCAACTTTTTGCTGGCGTTTGTTTTGTTTATCGTGATCGGCTTCTTGTACGGCGTACCGAATGGCAGCTATCTGGGGAATGTAATTCCGGGAGGACCTGCAGCTCAAGCTGGATTATTGCCAGGTGATAAGGTGATCGCGATTCAAGGTCAGCCTGTATCCTCGTGGAAAGATGTTGTAGAGAAGATTAGCAAAGCGCCGGATCAACAATTAACCTTTGAGTACGAGCGCAATGGCCAGCGGATGACTGTGCCAGTTAAAGTAGAGAAAGATGAAAACAACGTGGGCAAAATCATGGTTACCTACGCACTCACGTTTTCCCCAGGAGAGGTTTTGAAATACGGTGCGACCTCCACATACGAGTTTACAGTGATGATCTTGAAGAGCTTAGGTATGCTTATAATTGGAGAATACGGGCTAAAGGACTTGAGTGGTCCAGTTGGCATTTTTAAGATGACTGGAGAGGTTGCCCAACAAGGTATGGCGGTTCTGTTGAAGTGGTCCGCGGCTTTGAGCATTAACCTTGGGTTGTTCAATCTGTTGCCACTGCCAGCCTTGGATGGCGGACGTCTCGCATTCTTGGGAGTAGAGGCGCTGCGTGGTCGACCTGTTGACCCGCATAAAGAAGGAATGGTTCATTTCTTGGGCTTTGCCTTTTTGATGTTGCTGATTTTGGTAGTGACTTGGAATGATCTGCAACGATTGTTCTCCTAA